The following proteins are co-located in the Pectinophora gossypiella chromosome 23, ilPecGoss1.1, whole genome shotgun sequence genome:
- the LOC126377490 gene encoding juvenile hormone epoxide hydrolase-like isoform X1, with amino-acid sequence MKNKNQNEKPAKNTQMSQSSSSYSNLMLISSLMAVIVGLASCYIFYYLTTPPEMPNLDPNYWWGSYPMEPAVDQSIRPFEIEFSDVIVNDLRERLLHQRPFTPPLENTGFSYGFNTHFLQQVLDYWKNSYDFKQREAFLNRYNHFKTNIQGLDIHFMRVTPKVEDGITVVPLLLLHGWPSSFREFYELIPRLTAPRPGHNFVFECIVPSLPGFGYSQGPSRPGLGTPEAAVIMHNLMTRLGFKEYYVHGSNVGQRVGAALATMYPRHVLGFHTNTPFITHRAHVLALILAPILPSLVVEPELADRMLPVSDHMDFLIQETGYYHIQATKPDTIGVALTDSPAGLAAYILEKFSTWTNKDYRQASDGNLLAKFTLTHLLDNVMIYWASNSITTSMRIHAESAREKYSMDEIPTEVPTAFIKFRHNLIFQPDWVLRLKFKTLLQSTAVEDGGHFAALEMPDVMADDIFQAVNKFLELHNKDTKPQENVPKVNHETAKTIYEFTVNDINGREVKLDRYKGHVTLIVNVASQCGLTDTNYKQLNELYDKYGKSRGLRILAFPCNQFGGQEPGSPQEIFKFTKDRGVKFDLFEKVEVNGDTAHPLWKFLKRTQGGTIGDFIKWNFSKFIIDKNGVPVERLGPNVNPLDLEPYLAKYWSVQ; translated from the exons atgaaaaataagaaTCAAAATGAAAAGCCGGCCAAGAACACGCAAATgtcacaatcatcatcatcatattca AATTTGATGCTCATTTCCTCCTTAATGGCTGTGATTGTGGGTCTGGCTTCATGCTACATATTCTATTACCTCACAACACCCCCGGAAATGCCTAACCTTGACCCTAACTATTGGTGGGGCTCGTACCCGATGGAGCCTGCAGTGGATCAATCAATCAGGCCCTTTGAAATTGAGTTTTCCGATGTG ATCGTAAACGACCTCCGGGAACGTCTGCTCCACCAACGTCCATTCACCCCTCCACTGGAGAACACAGGCTTCTCATACGGGTTTAACACACACTTCCTCCAACAAGTGCTGGACTATTGGAAGAACAGCTACGACTTTAAGCAGAGGGAGGCATTTTTAAACAGATACAATCACTTCAAGACCAATATACAGGGGCTGGATATACATTTTATGAGAGTGACGCCCAAGGTTGAGGACGGAATCACA GTAGTCCCGCTTCTCCTGCTGCACGGCTGGCCGAGTTCGTTCAGGGAGTTCTACGAGCTGATACCAAGACTGACCGCGCCGCGCCCCGGACACAACTTCGTGTTCGAATGCATCGTACCAAGCTTGCCTGGATTCGGATACTCACAG GGCCCATCTCGTCCCGGACTCGGCACGCCAGAAGCGGCGGTGATCATGCACAATCTGATGACTCGCCTGGGCTTCAAAGAATACTACGTGCACGGGAGCAACGTGGGGCAGCGGGTGGGCGCCGCGCTGGCGACCATGTACCCGCGACACGTGCTCGGCTTCCACACCAACACGCCATTCATCACACACCGCGCGCACGTGCTAGCTTTAATACTCG CGCCCATCCTGCCCAGCCTGGTGGTGGAGCCAGAGTTAGCAGACCGCATGCTCCCTGTGTCAGACCACATGGACTTCCTCATTCAGGAGACGGGCTACTACCACATACAAGCCACCAAGCCTGATACTATTG GCGTAGCCCTCACTGACTCGCCAGCCGGGCTAGCAGCGTACATCCTCGAGAAGTTCTCGACGTGGACCAACAAAGACTACCGGCAGGCGTCCGACGGGAACCTGTTAGCGAAGTTCACCCTCACCCACCTCCTGGACAACGTGATGATATACTGGGCCAGCAACAGTATCACCACCTCAATGCGGATTCATGCTGAGAGTGCGCGGGAGAAATACTCGATGGATGA AATCCCAACCGAAGTCCCGACGGCCTTCATAAAATTCCGCCACAACCTAATCTTCCAACCCGACTGGGTGCTACGGTTGAAGTTCAAGACCCTCCTACAGTCGACCGCGGTGGAGGACGGCGGCCATTTTGCCGCGCTCGAGATGCCCGATGTAATGGCCGACGATATCTTCCAAGCTGTCAATAAGTTCTTGGAATTGCATAACAAAGATAC GAAACCTCAAGAAAATGTGCCAAAAGTGAATCACGAGACAGCCAAAACCATCTACGAGTTCACTGTCAATGATATCAACGGAAGGGAAGTTAAGCTAGACAGATACAAGGGCCACGTTACTTTAATAGTCAATGTCGCATCGCAATGTGGACTCACAGACACAAACTACAAGCAACTGAACGAACTGTACGACAAATACGGCAAATCCAGGGGTCTGCGTATACTGGCGTTCCCTTGCAACCAATTCGGTGGCCAAGAACCGGGGAGCCCTCAGGAAATATTCAAGTTTACAAAAGACAGAGGCGTCAAATTCGATTTATTCGAAAAAGTGGAAGTGAATGGAGACACTGCACACCCTTTGTGGAAATTCCTGAAGCGTACTCAAGGTGGAACTATCGGAGActttatcaagtggaacttctcCAAATTTATTATTGACAAAAACGGTGTACCAGTTGAAAGACTTGGACCTAATGTGAACCCATTGGATTTGGAGCCGTATTTGGCTAAGTACTG GTCAgtacaataa
- the LOC126377491 gene encoding tRNA (adenine(37)-N6)-methyltransferase encodes MADTVEHYRNQIALARTEIKNLRQQLSALKHEHLKEIKLIKSALNGLRCGNCAEAATTLLPNNSNYEPVPSPSTSNPNDGILYKPIGIIETSFQNKRGVPRQPVIMAKAKGTVIIDPNVFNNPEHALSGLEEFSHMWIIFHFHATESTSVPAKVSPPRLRGARRGVLSTRAPHRPCALGLSLVKIQSIEGNKIHFLGVDMVNGTPVLDIKPYIPQYDYPSMFGDTIASMERPPTEGISDATDAFASLVVDDDGYDTRSLSPRLTHPMRIDTTSTPPPLSRSPFEDELPSPDRPTLMTPVSPSDSPSSVDILDISARSPITRPDSERGAPDGQERFTPPQSAQTNTDGIRIAPWISNPPAHAYEVQFTDDVIQRLNDLIGDRAQVFKTNIQSLLSEDPRSNYVRTRYPDHEYSCVLEDLSISCVFDTSSSVCTIIAVRSAEDMQS; translated from the exons ATGGCAGATACTGTGGAACATTATCGTAATCAAATAGCTTTGGCACGCacagaaattaaaaatttaag ACAGCAGTTGTCGGCTCTAAAACATGAACATTTGAAAGAGATCAAATTGATAAAATCAGCTTTGAATGGGCTGCGTTGCGGTAACTGCGCTGAAGCAG CGACCACACTCTTACCAAACAACAGCAACTATGAACCAGTACCATCACCATCAACGTCAAACCCCAATGATGGCATACTATACAAGCCTATTGGAATTATTGAAACCTCATTCCAAAACAAGCGCGGTGTGCCTCGCCAACCTGTCATCATGGCCAAAGCCAAAGGCACAGTGATCATAGATCCTAACGTGTTCAATAATCCAGAACATGCTCTTAGTGGGTTGGAGGAGTTCTCTCATATGTG GATAATATTCCACTTCCACGCTACAGAGAGTACGAGTGTCCCAGCGAAGGTGTCTCCGCCGCGGTTGCGAGGCGCGCGTCGTGGGGTCTTGTCTACGCGGGCGCCACATCGGCCCTGCGCGCTTGGGCTCTCGCTTGTTAAGATACAGAGCATTGAGG GTAACAAAATCCACTTTCTAGGAGTGGACATGGTGAATGGGACACCAGTGTTGGATATTAAGCCATATATCCCTCAATATGACTATCCCAGCATGTTTGGAGACACCATAGCGTCTATGGAACGCCCCCCGACTGAGGGGATCAGCGACGCTACTGATGCTTTCGCCAGCTTGGTTGTGGATGATGATGGATATGATACAAGAAG TCTAAGTCCGCGTCTAACACACCCAATGAGGATCGACACAACGAGCACCCCCCCGCCACTGTCACGGTCTCCGTTCGAGGACGAGCTGCCGTCACCTGACCGACCCACTCTCATGACACCAGTCTCGCCGTCAGACTCCCCGTCCAGCGTCGACATACTTGATATCTCAGCTAG ATCCCCCATAACACGACCAGACTCAGAAAGAGGCGCCCCGGACGGTCAAGAACGCTTCACGCCACCACAGTCGGCACAAACCAACACTGATGGCATCCGAATAGCTCCCTGGATCTCAAACCCCCCCGCACACGCTTACGAAGTCCAATTCACAGATGACGTCATCCAAAGACTAAACGACTTAATTGGGGATAGAGCGCAGGTTTTTAAAACCAACATACAAAGTCTGCTTTCAGAGGATCCAAGGTCAAACTATGTGAGGACTAGATACCCCGATCACGAGTACAGTTGTGTCCTAGAAGACTTGTCTATCAGTTGCGTGTTCGACACTAGTTCCTCGGTCTGTACTATCATCGCCGTGAGGTCTGCAGAAGATATGCAGAGCTAG
- the LOC126377489 gene encoding uncharacterized protein LOC126377489, protein MGIGQQKLSTKIVGKVKSVTKTEKEYLIAYETGEQAKLNILNNHVFKYFMSPTGEFPDYPEPMNPDDVAKITAKKISDYDTTAFEKSHVKEHEHSFIIHTIKIHIEFDKIKGTMSVFDKRTNKQVFSEAKPLSYANNKATQKLHQLKDEYFFGGGMQNGRFSHKGEVIHIVNTNKWTDGGVTSPCPFYWSTNGYGVMRHTWQPGRYDFGLHKPDFVKTIHKGEDFDAFYFINEQPKRILTDYFELTGKPLLMPEYAFYEAHLNAFNRDYWVKVSSDTPGAILFEDGEYYKSYKPNEMGDKTGILESLNGEKNNYQFSARAMVDRYRKHDVPLGWFIPNDGYGSGYGQTDSLAGDIENLKEFANYARKNGVEVALWTESQLEPKDPENPKKGERDLAKEVGVAGVVALKCDVAWIGSGYSFGLNAVENATNIFMKTTEHRPMIIMVDGWAGTQRYSGIWSGDQSGGEWEYIRFHIPTYIGTGLSGQPVLGSDMDGIYRGKSREVNIRDFQWKTFTPLQLNMDGWGSIPKTPFSFGDEATAINRAYLKLKSTMMPYNYSIGHESINGLPMIRGMFLEFPSEPSAYTLDSQYQYMWGPSILVAPIYKQRGVMDASIRDGILLPDADQVWIDFFTGEKYQGGKILNNIRVPLWKLPVFLKDGAIIPMVNPNNNPYEIQRDNRIFTIYPNGETIFHVYEDDGISVDYLKGHSASTTIKVVGPKSNESGELLVNIHKTKGSYKSMVKERTTLLRIMASKDIQRIKAAANGEPLQLSRVDTDEDFYNKENVYYFKEDFIVNPYLKEVTEEIWKQKFLLVKLSKVDITENEIHLKVKGYTNKGKIFGSNTSLNESLEAPSHLTALTVRTSIALLWEPVNEATYYEIERDGAVFSNITGSSFTFEDFKYESKHTFRIRSVNDEGVSEWSDFVDAVEIEDPYRYTVKDVKASCSVPCEPGEAICKLTDGDLKSLWHTQWDMPHQADYKTGSTIKVNFDLGSVYEIEKFEYYPRADGGNGTILKIQYRHSIDGQNWSQFSEAIDWKRDDKVKKVAINGVKMRYVEWNILDAVGGFAAGRQVMFYRTSTFVPTKIDDRNKNIVQGVKATCTLPCESGQNICKLTDGDTASLCMWHTKWDELGRIDPEEGQHLAVHFDLGDVFEIEKMEYYPRDDAGNGTFLEVEYRHSIDGEAWTALSDTIHWSHDEIVKTIPLGGAKFRYIELHVLNTIGNYGSGRQILFYKKNN, encoded by the coding sequence ATGGGTATCGGCCAACAGAAGTTATCCACGAAAATCGTCGGAAAAGTAAAGTCTGTTACGAAGACTGAAAAAGAATACCTCATAGCTTACGAAACAGGAGAGCAAGCGAAACTGAACATCTTAAACAATCATGTTTTCAAATACTTCATGTCGCCTACGGGTGAATTCCCAGACTACCCCGAACCTATGAATCCTGATGACGTCGCAAAAATTACTGCCAAGAAAATCTCTGATTATGACACCACAGCTTTTGAGAAATCGCACGTTAAAGAACATGAACATTCATTCATCATCCACACTATCAAAATCCACATAGAATTTGATAAGATAAAAGGCACGATGTCGGTGTTCGATAAAAGAACAAACAAACAAGTGTTCAGCGAAGCGAAGCCATTGTCTTATGCTAATAACAAAGCAACACAAAAGTTGCATCAACTGAAAGACGAGTATTTCTTCGGAGGTGGTATGCAGAATGGGAGGTTCAGTCATAAAGGAGAAGTTATACATATTGTGAACACCAACAAATGGACCGACGGCGGGGTCACATCTCCGTGTCCTTTTTACTGGTCTACAAACGGCTATGGGGTCATGAGACACACTTGGCAGCCAGGCCGCTATGATTTCGGATTGCACAAACCAGACTTTGTTAAAACAATCCACAAGGGAGAGGATTTTGACgcgttttatttcataaatgaaCAACCGAAACGTATTCTGACTGATTACTTCGAGCTCACAGGTAAACCGCTTCTCATGCCTGAGTACGCTTTTTATGAAGCACATTTAAACGCATTCAATCGTGATTATTGGGTCAAAGTTAGTTCTGATACTCCAGGTGCCATTTTGTTTGAAGACGGAGAATATTACAAAAGCTATAAACCTAATGAAATGGGAGATAAGACTGGAATTCTGGAATCCTTGAACGGAGAGAAAAATAACTACCAGTTCTCGGCACGAGCTATGGTAGACAGGTACAGGAAACACGACGTACCCCTCGGTTGGTTTATTCCCAACGATGGTTATGGATCGGGATATGGACAGACAGATTCTCTGGCTGGTGACATTGAAAACTTAAAGGAATTTGCAAACTATGCTCGAAAGAATGGTGTAGAAGTTGCGCTCTGGACTGAGTCACAGTTAGAGCCCAAAGATCCAGAAAACCCGAAAAAAGGTGAACGCGATTTAGCTAAAGAGGTCGGTGTAGCTGGAGTAGTGGCTTTGAAATGTGATGTCGCATGGATTGGTAGCGGTTATTCCTTTGGGTTGAATGCGGTCGAAAATGCtactaacatatttatgaaGACTACGGAACATCGACCGATGATCATCATGGTCGATGGCTGGGCGGGCACTCAACGGTACTCTGGCATCTGGAGTGGAGACCAGAGCGGCGGGGAATGGGAATACATCCGCTTCCACATCCCCACTTACATTGGCACTGGACTTTCCGGCCAGCCAGTCCTCGGATCAGACATGGACGGAATTTACAGGGGGAAGAGCAGGGAGGTGAATATAAGAGATTTTCAGTGGAAAACATTTACACCGCTGCAGCTTAACATGGATGGCTGGGGAAGCATTCCCAAAACCCCTTTTAGCTTTGGAGATGAAGCAACTGCAATCAACAGAGCATATTTAAAACTGAAGTCAACGATGATGCCGTACAACTATTCTATAGGACACGAATCGATTAACGGCCTACCAATGATCAGAGGCATGTTTTTGGAATTTCCGAGTGAACCGTCTGCTTATACGCTGGATTCTCAATATCAATACATGTGGGGGCCAAGCATATTAGTTGCTCCAATATACAAACAAAGAGGAGTCATGGATGCGTCGATTCGCGACGGGATTTTGCTACCAGACGCTGACCAAGTTTGGATCGATTTCTTTACCGGAGAAAAGTACCAAGGTGGCAAAATCCTGAACAACATAAGAGTACCGTTGTGGAAACTACCTGTATTTCTCAAAGACGGAGCTATTATACCCATGGTCAATCCGAATAACAATCCTTATGAAATCCAAAGAGATAATAGAATCTTCACAATTTATCCAAACGGGGAAACAATCTTTCATGTTTATGAAGACGATGGGATAAGCGTTGATTACCTAAAAGGACACTCTGCTTCTACAACGATAAAAGTTGTTGGACCGAAATCTAACGAGTCTGGTGAGTTGTTGGTAAATATTCACAAAACGAAAGGTTCTTACAAGAGCATGGTAAAGGAAAGAACTACATTACTTCGAATTATGGCATCAAAAGATATTCAACGCATAAAAGCAGCAGCCAATGGAGAGCCGTTACAATTATCCAGAGTCGATACAGATGAGGATTTttacaataaagaaaatgtgTATTACTTCAAAGAGGACTTCATTGTCAACCCATATTTGAAGGAAGTCACAGAAGAAATCTGGAAGCAAAAATTTCTCCTCGTTAAATTAAGCAAAGTCGACATTACAGAAAATGAAATACACCTGAAAGTAAAAGGTTACACAAACAAGGGTAAAATATTCGGAAGTAACACAAGTTTGAACGAATCTTTGGAAGCACCGTCACATTTGACTGCTCTCACTGTTAGAACATCTATTGCTTTACTCTGGGAACCAGTAAATGAAGCTACTTATTATGAAATCGAAAGAGACGGCGCTGTATTTAGCAACATTACTGGTTCTTCGTTTACGTTTGAAGATTTCAAGTATGAATCTAAGCATACCTTTAGGATTCGTTCGGTGAACGATGAAGGCGTGTCGGAATGGAGCGATTTTGTGGATGCTGTCGAAATAGAGGATCCGTACAGGTATACGGTGAAAGATGTAAAAGCGTCTTGCAGTGTACCCTGCGAGCCGGGTGAAGCCATATGTAAGCTCACAGATGGAGACCTAAAATCGCTCTGGCACACTCAATGGGACATGCCCCATCAAGCGGACTACAAAACTGGAAGCACTATAAAAGTTAATTTCGACTTGGGCAGCGTATATGAAATCGAAAAATTTGAATACTATCCCCGAGCGGATGGTGGTAACGGAACGATCCTTAAAATACAATACAGACATTCTATTGACGGGCAAAATTGGAGTCAATTCTCTGAGGCCATTGATTGGAAACGCGATGATAAAGTCAAGAAAGTCGCTATAAACGGGGTTAAGATGCGATATGTGGAATGGAACATTCTAGATGCTGTAGGGGGCTTTGCAGCTGGCAGACAAGTGATGTTCTATAGAACTTCCACTTTTGTGCCAACCAAGATTGATGAcaggaacaaaaatattgttcaGGGAGTTAAAGCAACTTGCACGTTACCTTGCGAGTCGGGTCAGAACATTTGTAAATTGACTGATGGTGACACTGCCTCCTTATGTATGTGGCATACTAAATGGGATGAGCTGGGTAGAATTGACCCGGAAGAAGGGCAGCATTTGGCGGTGCACTTTGACCTGGGTGATGTTTTTGAAATTGAGAAAATGGAGTATTACCCGCGAGATGATGCAGGCAACGGAACTTTTCTCGAAGTAGAGTATAGACATAGTATTGACGGCGAGGCCTGGACTGCTCTGTCTGATACTATTCACTGGAGTCACGACGAAATCGTCAAAACCATTCCCCTTGGCGGCGCCAAATTTAGATATATCGAACTGCACGTATTGAACACGATTGGTAACTATGGCTCTGGTAGACAAATATTGttttacaagaaaaataattag
- the LOC126377494 gene encoding proteasome subunit alpha type-5 — protein MFLTRSEYDRGVNTFSPEGRLFQVEYAIEAIKLGSTAIGICTSEGVVLAVEKRITSPLMEPTTIEKIVEVDRHIACAVSGLMADSRTLVERARVECQNHWFVYNERMSVESCAQAVSNLAIQFGDSDDDSGTAMSRPFGVAVMFAGIDEKGPQLFHMDPSGTFVQYDAKAIGSGSEGAQQSLKEVYHKSMNLKEAIKSALTILKQVMEEKLSENNVEVVTMTPGSMFHMFTREQLAEVIKDIP, from the exons ATGTTCCTGACCCGATCGGAGTATGACCGTGGAGTCAATACGTTCAGCCCTGAAGGACGGCTGTTCCAAGTGGAGTATGCTATCGAAGCTATTAAGTTAGGGTCGACAGCTATAGGCATCTGCACGTCTGAAGGCGTCGTTTTGGCCGTGGAGAAGAGGATCACTTCTCCACTGATGGAACCGACAACGATTGAAAAGATCGTGGAGGTGGACCGCCACATCGCCTGCGCTGTCTCTGGCCTGATGGCAGATTctag GACTTTAGTAGAGCGTGCTCGTGTGGAATGTCAAAACCATTGGTTTGTGTACAATGAGCGTATGAGTGTAGAGTCGTGTGCACAGGCTGTGTCCAACCTGGCTATTCAGTTTGGTGACAGTGATGACGACAGCGGCACTGCCATGTCTCGTCCATTTGGTGTTGCTGTTATGTTTGCTG GTATTGACGAGAAAGGCCCTCAGCTGTTCCACATGGACCCCAGCGGTACATTTGTGCAGTATGATGCTAAGGCCATCGGCTCTGGTAGCGAAGGAGCTCAGCAGAGTTTGAAG GAAGTATACCATAAATCCATGAATCTTAAGGAGGCAATCAAATCAGCACTGACGATCCTGAAACAAGTGATGGAGGAGAAATTGTCGGAGAATAATGTGGAGGTTGTCACCATGACACCTGGGTCCATGTTCCATATGTTCACACGGGAACAACTCGCTGAGGTCATTAAGGATATACCTTAA
- the LOC126377490 gene encoding juvenile hormone epoxide hydrolase-like isoform X2 — translation MKNKNQNEKPAKNTQMSQSSSSYSNLMLISSLMAVIVGLASCYIFYYLTTPPEMPNLDPNYWWGSYPMEPAVDQSIRPFEIEFSDVIVNDLRERLLHQRPFTPPLENTGFSYGFNTHFLQQVLDYWKNSYDFKQREAFLNRYNHFKTNIQGLDIHFMRVTPKVEDGITVVPLLLLHGWPSSFREFYELIPRLTAPRPGHNFVFECIVPSLPGFGYSQGPSRPGLGTPEAAVIMHNLMTRLGFKEYYVHGSNVGQRVGAALATMYPRHVLGFHTNTPFITHRAHVLALILAPILPSLVVEPELADRMLPVSDHMDFLIQETGYYHIQATKPDTIGVALTDSPAGLAAYILEKFSTWTNKDYRQASDGNLLAKFTLTHLLDNVMIYWASNSITTSMRIHAESAREKYSMDEIPTEVPTAFIKFRHNLIFQPDWVLRLKFKTLLQSTAVEDGGHFAALEMPDVMADDIFQAVNKFLELHNKDTKPQENVPKVNHETAKTIYEFTVNDINGREVKLDRYKGHVTLIVNVASQCGLTDTNYKQLNELYDKYGKSRGLRILAFPCNQFGGQEPGSPQEIFKFTKDRGVKFDLFEKVEVNGDTAHPLWKFLKRTQGGTIGDFIKWNFSKFIIDKNGVPVERLGPNVNPLDLEPYLAKYW, via the exons atgaaaaataagaaTCAAAATGAAAAGCCGGCCAAGAACACGCAAATgtcacaatcatcatcatcatattca AATTTGATGCTCATTTCCTCCTTAATGGCTGTGATTGTGGGTCTGGCTTCATGCTACATATTCTATTACCTCACAACACCCCCGGAAATGCCTAACCTTGACCCTAACTATTGGTGGGGCTCGTACCCGATGGAGCCTGCAGTGGATCAATCAATCAGGCCCTTTGAAATTGAGTTTTCCGATGTG ATCGTAAACGACCTCCGGGAACGTCTGCTCCACCAACGTCCATTCACCCCTCCACTGGAGAACACAGGCTTCTCATACGGGTTTAACACACACTTCCTCCAACAAGTGCTGGACTATTGGAAGAACAGCTACGACTTTAAGCAGAGGGAGGCATTTTTAAACAGATACAATCACTTCAAGACCAATATACAGGGGCTGGATATACATTTTATGAGAGTGACGCCCAAGGTTGAGGACGGAATCACA GTAGTCCCGCTTCTCCTGCTGCACGGCTGGCCGAGTTCGTTCAGGGAGTTCTACGAGCTGATACCAAGACTGACCGCGCCGCGCCCCGGACACAACTTCGTGTTCGAATGCATCGTACCAAGCTTGCCTGGATTCGGATACTCACAG GGCCCATCTCGTCCCGGACTCGGCACGCCAGAAGCGGCGGTGATCATGCACAATCTGATGACTCGCCTGGGCTTCAAAGAATACTACGTGCACGGGAGCAACGTGGGGCAGCGGGTGGGCGCCGCGCTGGCGACCATGTACCCGCGACACGTGCTCGGCTTCCACACCAACACGCCATTCATCACACACCGCGCGCACGTGCTAGCTTTAATACTCG CGCCCATCCTGCCCAGCCTGGTGGTGGAGCCAGAGTTAGCAGACCGCATGCTCCCTGTGTCAGACCACATGGACTTCCTCATTCAGGAGACGGGCTACTACCACATACAAGCCACCAAGCCTGATACTATTG GCGTAGCCCTCACTGACTCGCCAGCCGGGCTAGCAGCGTACATCCTCGAGAAGTTCTCGACGTGGACCAACAAAGACTACCGGCAGGCGTCCGACGGGAACCTGTTAGCGAAGTTCACCCTCACCCACCTCCTGGACAACGTGATGATATACTGGGCCAGCAACAGTATCACCACCTCAATGCGGATTCATGCTGAGAGTGCGCGGGAGAAATACTCGATGGATGA AATCCCAACCGAAGTCCCGACGGCCTTCATAAAATTCCGCCACAACCTAATCTTCCAACCCGACTGGGTGCTACGGTTGAAGTTCAAGACCCTCCTACAGTCGACCGCGGTGGAGGACGGCGGCCATTTTGCCGCGCTCGAGATGCCCGATGTAATGGCCGACGATATCTTCCAAGCTGTCAATAAGTTCTTGGAATTGCATAACAAAGATAC GAAACCTCAAGAAAATGTGCCAAAAGTGAATCACGAGACAGCCAAAACCATCTACGAGTTCACTGTCAATGATATCAACGGAAGGGAAGTTAAGCTAGACAGATACAAGGGCCACGTTACTTTAATAGTCAATGTCGCATCGCAATGTGGACTCACAGACACAAACTACAAGCAACTGAACGAACTGTACGACAAATACGGCAAATCCAGGGGTCTGCGTATACTGGCGTTCCCTTGCAACCAATTCGGTGGCCAAGAACCGGGGAGCCCTCAGGAAATATTCAAGTTTACAAAAGACAGAGGCGTCAAATTCGATTTATTCGAAAAAGTGGAAGTGAATGGAGACACTGCACACCCTTTGTGGAAATTCCTGAAGCGTACTCAAGGTGGAACTATCGGAGActttatcaagtggaacttctcCAAATTTATTATTGACAAAAACGGTGTACCAGTTGAAAGACTTGGACCTAATGTGAACCCATTGGATTTGGAGCCGTATTTGGCTAAGTACTGGTAA